A section of the Candidatus Omnitrophota bacterium genome encodes:
- the mraZ gene encoding division/cell wall cluster transcriptional repressor MraZ, producing the protein MFYGEFEHQLDRKSRLILPAKIRETAKNNYVEKFFLTRGLDKCLFMLPEEEWKNQERKFKSMPFTKQEVRSFNRLFFSGAQEVIPDKQGRVHIPQYLKEFAGIKKDVVVIGISNRIEIWDRETWRDFYSNSKDAFEEIAQNLLDKSE; encoded by the coding sequence ATGTTCTATGGAGAGTTTGAACATCAGCTGGATAGGAAGAGCAGATTAATACTTCCCGCTAAAATCAGAGAAACCGCAAAAAATAATTACGTTGAGAAATTCTTCCTTACGCGTGGTCTGGATAAGTGTCTTTTTATGTTACCAGAAGAAGAATGGAAGAACCAAGAACGCAAATTTAAATCCATGCCATTTACCAAACAGGAGGTCAGAAGTTTTAACCGCCTGTTTTTTTCTGGGGCACAGGAGGTAATACCTGACAAGCAGGGAAGGGTTCACATACCGCAATATCTAAAAGAATTTGCAGGGATTAAGAAGGATGTAGTAGTGATAGGTATTTCCAATAGAATCGAAATTTGGGATAGAGAAACTTGGCGTGATTTTTATTCGAACTCAAAAGACGCCTTTGAAGAGATTGCACAAAATTTATTGGATAAATCAGAGTAA
- the rsmH gene encoding 16S rRNA (cytosine(1402)-N(4))-methyltransferase RsmH: protein MRKEILEYLKIKQGDCILDATIGTGGHAEVILDAVGTKGRLIGIDRDLDSLLFAKNRLSKYSENFSLVHDDFRNLDKVLRDAKIKRVDGILFDLGISSFQLDNPERGFSFRFDSPLDMRMDRSSYISAYDLINYLSEEELSSILKTFGEERWHNRIAHVLVEERHKSPITSTGQLAQLVTKALPYRSQFMKIHPATRTFQAIRIAVNRELESLDEALDRSFEFIKPAGRICVIAFHSLEDRIVKRKFKLLFQEGIVNIITPKPVYPAESEIEDNPRSRSAKLRVAERLQ from the coding sequence ATGCGCAAAGAGATTTTAGAATATCTAAAGATAAAGCAAGGCGATTGTATTCTTGATGCAACTATTGGAACAGGAGGCCATGCCGAGGTGATATTAGATGCAGTTGGAACCAAGGGCAGGCTTATCGGAATTGACAGGGATTTAGATTCGTTGCTTTTTGCCAAAAATAGACTCTCAAAATATAGTGAGAATTTTTCATTGGTTCACGATGATTTTCGCAATCTTGATAAGGTCTTGAGAGATGCCAAGATTAAAAGGGTGGATGGGATCCTTTTTGATTTAGGCATATCAAGTTTTCAGCTTGATAACCCTGAGCGGGGTTTTAGTTTTCGCTTTGACTCTCCCTTAGATATGCGCATGGATAGGTCAAGCTACATTTCAGCATATGATTTAATAAATTATCTCTCAGAAGAAGAGCTCTCTTCGATTTTAAAAACATTTGGTGAGGAAAGATGGCATAATCGCATTGCCCATGTCCTGGTAGAGGAAAGGCATAAGTCGCCAATTACTAGCACAGGACAACTGGCACAGCTAGTCACCAAGGCCCTACCTTATAGAAGCCAGTTTATGAAGATTCATCCTGCAACACGCACATTTCAGGCAATCCGGATTGCTGTTAATCGAGAATTAGAATCGCTTGACGAGGCCCTGGATAGATCTTTTGAATTTATAAAGCCGGCAGGAAGAATTTGTGTTATTGCCTTTCATTCTTTGGAGGATAGGATTGTCAAACGAAAATTTAAATTGTTATTTCAAGAGGGGATAGTAAACATAATTACCCCCAAGCCTGTCTATCCTGCTGAAAGCGAGATCGAGGATAATCCTCGCTCACGCAGCGCCAAACTAAGGGTAGCCGAGAGGTTGCAATGA
- a CDS encoding UDP-N-acetylmuramoyl-L-alanyl-D-glutamate--2,6-diaminopimelate ligase, which produces MKLRELLHNINTKQIDNFKNIDIKGVSCDSRFIRKGEIFIALKGSLTDGHQYLNEAIEAGAICLVIDYKRSPLFKSLSKEIILVRVNDTKRALILIAHNFYKRKIKDLKLIGVTGTNGKTTITYLVESILQTSGFKTGLIGTIEYCLPNHKQISINTTPGLIELYRYFLEMEKENIDYCIMEVSSHALDQGRLGNLGFQRAIFTNISRDHLDYHKNFKDYFMAKSKLFSMLAPDKGCGIINVDDSYGRRLLRKKMPHKLSYAISRKANVLASDIKLDIDKTKFLIKYKDVILPIKSKLLGLHNVYNILAATALALSMNIKPGHIIKGINNLKEVVGRLQLAGRKGDVKIFIDYAHTPVALKMALKSFSVLKNRERKCKIILVFGCGGERDRAKRPQMGRIASCFSDLTFITTDNPRSENPDDIIADIRRGFLRKNYIVVKDRYKAIKKAIHKAKENDVVLIAGKGHECVQIFDSRVVDFDDKKAVYRALDEA; this is translated from the coding sequence ATGAAGCTAAGAGAACTACTCCATAACATAAACACAAAGCAGATTGACAATTTTAAAAATATAGACATAAAAGGTGTTTCTTGCGATTCGAGGTTTATACGCAAGGGTGAAATTTTTATTGCCCTGAAAGGTTCATTAACTGATGGCCATCAATATTTAAATGAGGCAATAGAGGCCGGAGCAATTTGTCTAGTCATAGATTACAAAAGATCACCTCTTTTTAAGTCCCTGTCAAAAGAAATAATCCTCGTCAGAGTAAATGATACCAAACGCGCGCTTATCTTGATAGCCCATAATTTTTATAAACGCAAAATTAAAGATCTTAAATTGATCGGGGTTACTGGCACTAATGGTAAGACAACAATCACCTATCTTGTTGAAAGTATCTTGCAAACGTCAGGCTTCAAGACAGGCCTTATAGGCACAATAGAATATTGTCTGCCAAATCATAAACAGATCTCAATTAATACTACGCCCGGATTAATTGAGCTTTACAGATATTTTCTTGAGATGGAAAAGGAGAATATCGACTATTGCATCATGGAGGTTTCTTCACATGCCTTAGATCAGGGCAGACTTGGAAATTTAGGATTTCAGCGTGCAATATTTACAAACATTAGCCGTGATCACTTGGATTATCATAAGAATTTCAAAGATTACTTTATGGCTAAATCTAAGCTGTTTTCAATGCTTGCACCTGATAAAGGCTGCGGTATCATTAATGTTGATGATAGCTATGGCAGAAGATTATTGAGAAAGAAAATGCCCCATAAGCTTAGTTATGCTATTTCAAGGAAAGCTAATGTCCTAGCAAGTGATATAAAACTAGATATAGATAAGACAAAATTCTTAATTAAATACAAAGATGTAATCTTGCCTATTAAGAGCAAATTATTGGGCCTGCATAATGTTTATAATATATTGGCAGCAACGGCATTAGCCTTAAGCATGAATATTAAACCAGGACACATAATTAAAGGCATCAATAATTTAAAAGAAGTCGTGGGCAGACTCCAATTGGCAGGCAGGAAAGGAGATGTCAAAATATTTATTGATTATGCCCATACACCAGTAGCCTTAAAAATGGCACTTAAGTCCTTTTCTGTATTAAAGAATAGAGAAAGAAAATGTAAAATAATCCTAGTCTTTGGTTGTGGCGGAGAACGAGATAGGGCCAAGAGACCTCAAATGGGGAGGATTGCATCTTGTTTTTCTGATTTGACATTTATTACGACAGATAATCCGCGCAGCGAGAATCCGGATGACATAATTGCCGATATAAGAAGAGGATTTTTAAGGAAAAATTATATAGTTGTTAAGGATAGATATAAGGCGATAAAAAAGGCTATCCATAAGGCCAAAGAGAATGATGTTGTTCTGATTGCTGGTAAAGGCCATGAGTGTGTTCAGATTTTTGACAGCAGGGTTGTGGACTTTGATGATAAAAAGGCTGTTTATCGCGCATTAGATGAGGCATGA
- the murF gene encoding UDP-N-acetylmuramoyl-tripeptide--D-alanyl-D-alanine ligase: MFRLEDIARETKGRIIQGARTANIGVICTDSRKIKKREAFLALRGERFNGHDFISSAIKKEAKALIIEERYFKKEPNIVKGLRADISCIIVADTLRALGDLAHANRNKFRIPIIAVTGSSGKTTTKEMIAKVLSARYRTLKNEGTQNNLIGVPLNLLRLNTNHQLACLEFGMSLPGEISRLTQITKPTLGVITNIGQAHLENLKSKRGVFKEKGSLLKGLKAPAAGLINYDDPYLRTLATKYRKVFSFGLKKSCDFSARTVSFDRYGVSFKLAKTKQRFAIKSFGVHNIYNALAAIAVGTIFGISQSSIAKRLKYFKFPRGRFVYSKKGRLEIIDDTYNANPLSLKYALQSFSAIKRGGRKILVLADMLELGSQAACLHRQAGRLLNDSDIDYILTIGGLAHIAASSSIKYGFKKNKVYQSQDFTDLKIKLSSLLRGGDLILVKGSHAMRMERIVIFLRNMSKE, translated from the coding sequence ATGTTTAGGCTAGAGGATATAGCTAGAGAAACTAAAGGAAGAATCATTCAAGGCGCAAGGACTGCTAATATAGGCGTTATTTGTACTGATTCCAGAAAAATAAAAAAAAGGGAAGCCTTTCTTGCCTTAAGAGGTGAACGTTTTAATGGACATGACTTCATATCTAGCGCTATCAAAAAAGAGGCCAAGGCCCTGATAATAGAGGAGAGATATTTTAAAAAAGAGCCGAATATAGTTAAGGGATTAAGGGCTGATATTAGCTGTATAATTGTGGCTGATACCTTGCGCGCCTTGGGTGATTTAGCGCATGCCAACCGTAATAAATTTCGAATACCAATCATTGCTGTTACAGGAAGCAGCGGAAAAACTACGACAAAGGAAATGATCGCTAAGGTGTTGAGCGCGCGATATCGAACCTTAAAGAATGAAGGGACGCAAAACAATCTCATCGGTGTTCCGCTTAATTTGTTAAGATTAAATACCAATCATCAGCTTGCCTGTTTGGAATTCGGCATGAGTCTCCCGGGTGAGATTTCAAGGCTTACGCAAATCACAAAACCTACGCTGGGAGTGATCACGAATATCGGCCAAGCACATTTAGAAAACTTAAAAAGCAAAAGGGGAGTTTTTAAGGAGAAGGGTAGTCTCTTAAAAGGACTCAAAGCTCCTGCCGCAGGGCTAATTAATTACGATGACCCTTATTTAAGGACGTTAGCCACTAAATATAGGAAAGTATTTTCATTCGGCCTTAAGAAATCTTGCGATTTTTCTGCACGCACTGTTTCTTTTGATAGATACGGCGTTTCCTTTAAATTAGCCAAAACTAAACAAAGATTTGCAATTAAGAGCTTTGGGGTGCATAATATTTATAATGCACTTGCAGCAATAGCTGTAGGAACTATCTTTGGCATTAGTCAGAGCTCAATAGCAAAAAGACTAAAATATTTTAAATTTCCACGTGGCAGATTTGTTTATTCAAAGAAAGGCAGATTAGAAATCATAGATGACACTTATAATGCCAATCCACTTTCTTTAAAATATGCCCTGCAGTCTTTTAGCGCGATTAAAAGAGGCGGTAGAAAGATTTTAGTGCTGGCTGATATGCTGGAATTAGGCAGTCAAGCCGCTTGCCTGCATCGGCAGGCAGGCAGACTTCTAAATGATTCAGATATTGATTATATCTTAACTATTGGAGGCCTAGCTCATATTGCGGCTAGCTCTAGCATAAAATATGGTTTTAAAAAAAATAAGGTTTATCAGAGTCAGGACTTTACTGATTTAAAGATTAAGCTTTCTTCGCTTTTAAGAGGTGGGGATTTGATTTTGGTTAAAGGTTCGCATGCCATGCGCATGGAACGTATCGTAATTTTTTTGCGCAATATGAGCAAGGAATAG
- the mraY gene encoding phospho-N-acetylmuramoyl-pentapeptide-transferase — translation MLYSFLYYLRDVFSGFNVFRYITFRAILAVVTSFSLTVFLGPFLIAKLKNLKIGEIIKRDECISLYEIQHHKQGTPTMGGILIVVSVLFSTMLWADLSNKFISMVIFACFWLSLLGFLDDYLKIKRNSSSGLSANLIFFGQVSLALLLACMLFLDKGFNSSIYFPFLKGAVFNMGTFFIIFVILVIVGSSNAVNLTDGLDGLACGCMIMVALAYGALSYIVGHKLFSSYLFIHYVEGAGELAVFCASIFGAVLGFLWFNCYPASIFMGNVGSLALGGAIGLVAVLIKQEFLLFVVGGVFVIEVISVILQVLFFRFKGKRIFKMTPLHHHFQLLGWSESKIIVRFWIVAVIFALLALATLKLR, via the coding sequence ATGCTATATTCATTTCTTTATTATCTCAGAGATGTCTTTTCTGGATTCAATGTATTTAGGTATATTACATTTCGTGCAATTTTAGCGGTTGTTACCTCATTTAGTCTAACTGTGTTTCTGGGTCCCTTTCTGATTGCCAAACTAAAAAACCTAAAGATAGGAGAAATTATAAAGAGAGACGAGTGCATTTCACTTTATGAGATTCAACATCATAAACAAGGCACACCAACAATGGGAGGAATCCTTATTGTAGTTTCCGTGCTTTTCTCTACTATGCTTTGGGCAGATTTAAGTAATAAATTTATTAGTATGGTTATATTTGCTTGTTTTTGGTTAAGTCTTTTAGGTTTCCTTGATGATTATCTAAAGATAAAAAGGAATTCATCAAGCGGTTTAAGCGCAAATCTCATTTTCTTCGGTCAGGTCTCCTTGGCGTTACTTTTGGCCTGTATGCTCTTTTTAGATAAAGGATTTAATTCCAGCATTTATTTTCCTTTTTTGAAAGGCGCTGTATTTAACATGGGTACATTTTTTATTATCTTTGTAATTTTAGTCATTGTGGGTAGTTCCAATGCAGTGAATTTAACCGATGGTTTGGATGGATTGGCTTGCGGTTGTATGATTATGGTTGCCCTTGCCTATGGCGCCCTAAGTTATATTGTGGGTCACAAATTATTCAGTAGTTATTTGTTTATACATTATGTTGAAGGAGCAGGGGAGCTGGCTGTATTCTGCGCAAGTATCTTTGGTGCGGTCTTGGGCTTTTTGTGGTTTAATTGCTATCCGGCAAGTATCTTTATGGGTAATGTTGGTTCGCTAGCGCTGGGAGGAGCGATTGGTCTGGTTGCGGTGTTAATAAAACAGGAGTTTCTCTTGTTTGTTGTTGGCGGAGTATTTGTAATAGAGGTGATCTCAGTAATATTGCAGGTTTTATTTTTCCGCTTTAAGGGTAAACGAATTTTCAAGATGACACCCCTGCACCATCATTTTCAGTTGTTAGGATGGTCGGAATCCAAGATTATAGTTCGTTTCTGGATTGTCGCTGTCATATTTGCCCTCCTCGCATTAGCCACACTGAAGTTAAGATGA